Genomic window (Deinococcus detaillensis):
CTCCCACACCGCGAGGGCGGCGGCAGCGTCTATTTCAGCGCCCAAAATACCGATGGCGTGACGGGTCTCGGCGTCGTAGTTCGTCAGTGGGCCGCCCCGGTAAAAGCTGTGCGGCCCGAATCTTGGCCCGCTCTCGGCATCAAGGCTTTGCAGGACGTTCAGAAAATGGGCCATTTGCCAGGCCACACGCGCCAAATCGGAGATAGGCGCACTCACCGCGCTCTCCCCTTCCAGCCAGCCGTAGACCGACCAGGGCCAAGGATAGCCTTCAGCAGGAGCGCCCAATCCCAGCGGCGTCGGAATCGGCAGCGGCAAGAGTGGCGCAAGGAACGGCAGCCAGCGCTGCTCTTTGGCGACTTGCGGCGTGTACCCCTCGGCGCTGGGCAGTCTGACACTCATCCGCTCGCCCAGCCGGAAGGTTCGGTTGTCCCAGCCGCTCACCTCTACTGGCTTTACCGGCAAGCTGGCCCACTGCGGGAACTGACCAGCGATCAGACGGCTGACCAACTCGGCACTGATTTCAGGCAGCTTAGCGCCTTCTATTCTTGAACGACTGGACTTGCACCTCGATCAGCCAAGTTGCTTACTCCCGTTTTGTCATCCTAAAGTACCTATCATCCGGCTTTGGCTAAGCGCTACATTAAATGTATGACTCGTCTCAAAGACAGCCCCCGCCGCTCCGGTTTGCCTGCCCTCGGGATTGGCCTGCTGGTGGTGCTGGGCGCACTCGCCGGAGCCACCGCCTACACCGGAAGCCAAACCGTGCAGACCCAAGAAGACTTGGCCAGCACCCTCAAAGCGCAGGTCAACGCCAGCGGCTACGCCCGCGTGACCAGCAGCACTTATCAGCGCGGCTTCCTGTCCAGCACGCAGGTGCTCAACGTGATGCTGGGCAAAGAAGGTGAGGCGGGCAGCGTGCCGATCATCATCACCAACCGCATTCAGCATGGGCCGCTGCCGGGCTTCAAAACAGTGGGCAACGCCCTGATCGATACCGAAGTCAAGTTTGCCGATGCCGCTTTGCAGAAAAAAGTAGAAGAAGCCCTCGGCGGCCAGCAGCCCGTCATTCGCACGGTGGTGGGTCTCGACGGCAGCACCAATACCCATTTCGAGGTGCCTAAGGGCCAATTCAGCGATCAGGGCGCGGCGATCACTTGGCAGCCGCTGACCGGCGACGTGAGCAACGGCCTGAGCGCTAGTAGCCGGATAGACTGGCCCGAATTCAAAGTCACCTCGCCGGAAGGCAACCTGACCTTCAGCGGCCTGAGCGGCAGCGGCACCACCCGCAAGCAAAACGCCGACGACCTGCTGGGCGTGGGCGACCAGACCATGACCCTCAAAAGCCTGACCTACAGCAGCACGTCGGGCGAGGCCAAAGGCAACTTCACGCTCAGCGACCTCAAAGCAGGCGGCAAAAGTACGCTGGACGGCGGCTTTTAC
Coding sequences:
- a CDS encoding aminoglycoside phosphotransferase family protein → MVSRLIAGQFPQWASLPVKPVEVSGWDNRTFRLGERMSVRLPSAEGYTPQVAKEQRWLPFLAPLLPLPIPTPLGLGAPAEGYPWPWSVYGWLEGESAVSAPISDLARVAWQMAHFLNVLQSLDAESGPRFGPHSFYRGGPLTNYDAETRHAIGILGAEIDAAAALAVWEAAVSATWHGPPVWFHGDVSAGNVLIDGGQLSAVIDFGCAGVGDPACDTVIAWTLFEGESRQAFVNALAADAATWARGRGWALWKALIVLEEHCASDAVKAAEARRVLGEVLRGEVVSGSG
- a CDS encoding YdgA family protein; translated protein: MTRLKDSPRRSGLPALGIGLLVVLGALAGATAYTGSQTVQTQEDLASTLKAQVNASGYARVTSSTYQRGFLSSTQVLNVMLGKEGEAGSVPIIITNRIQHGPLPGFKTVGNALIDTEVKFADAALQKKVEEALGGQQPVIRTVVGLDGSTNTHFEVPKGQFSDQGAAITWQPLTGDVSNGLSASSRIDWPEFKVTSPEGNLTFSGLSGSGTTRKQNADDLLGVGDQTMTLKSLTYSSTSGEAKGNFTLSDLKAGGKSTLDGGFYNAALLYDIGQLALEMPGSSAQNYKNVQLHLSMNHLSREPLSRLAKTFSELGKQSQANPNQTPDVSDAQQKAMLDDAVALLKSQPVLSVDRVSLTQPSGEIVLTGKAELPGAAELSSENVEMLSASPLAALGLAKLQAQFKAPEAALRELLTNLAPEAVQNLDGMIQAGMLKREGTLLVSDMAFESGAGTVNGQALGGGF